The window GACCGCGGGCATGAGGGACAAGATATCTTTGCTCCTCGTGGAACGCCTGTTTTTTCTGCAACGAATGGATACATTGTTCGCATACAAGAGGACAGAGAGTTGGGCGGCAATACGGTGTGGATTGCTGGTGCAGGCGGGATTCGTTATTACTATGCGCACCTTGATCGGTTCGCAGAGGGCATCGCCGTGGGGCAGTGGGTGACTACCGATTCTGTGATTGGATTTGTGGGGAATACAGGCAACGCGGTGACTACGCCCCCACACCTTCATTTGGGGATGTATCTGCGCCGTGAAGCGCTGAACCCCTTTTCTTTACTTGTAAACCGCCCGTAACGGGTGCTTGACTTTACTATTATTACGTGCTATAATTAAGGACAGGAGGTGGCATATGGTCCACAAGCCGACCCGCCGTACCCCCGCGTGCATCACGCGGGGCACGCACCGGGAGGTCCCCGCGGCCCCCTGGCTCCGCCCCAGCGAGAAGCTGGGCGCCTGGAGCCCCGAACACGGGTTGCCCAAGGAGTACCGCTAGCGCGGTACCCGAGGACAACCCCAGCCCCCGCAAGCGATTGCGGGGGCGCTCTTTTTTCATTGCTTTTTTAGGGCGCCATGCTAGAGTAAAATCTCATGCGGTACTTGCCTTCCGTTAAGGTGCAGGTTGCTGTACTTCTTGTTTTTGTCTGCGCACTCTACGCGCAGACGCTTCGTTTTGATTTTGTCCATTTTGATGAAGATGAGCTGATTATTGATCGTCAAAGCTTCTTGCAAAGCATTGAAAATGTGCCAAAGGCATTTACTACTGATACGGCCTATCCG of the Candidatus Paceibacterota bacterium genome contains:
- a CDS encoding M23 family metallopeptidase gives rise to the protein MRKRLIIAGGICIAVAALIWAALFVLRFPETHPDATLRIAERIDAFLFRITFPLKLARLSMEEPDAVLVMPVYGVSVRQVSDTWGAPRGEDRGHEGQDIFAPRGTPVFSATNGYIVRIQEDRELGGNTVWIAGAGGIRYYYAHLDRFAEGIAVGQWVTTDSVIGFVGNTGNAVTTPPHLHLGMYLRREALNPFSLLVNRP